A stretch of Lactuca sativa cultivar Salinas chromosome 6, Lsat_Salinas_v11, whole genome shotgun sequence DNA encodes these proteins:
- the LOC111908924 gene encoding purine permease 3: MEGREELASPIVATKVSPSAKKALLILNCILLSLGNCGGPLSMRLYFLHGGNRVWLSAFLETGGWPFILIVLLVLYFCRRCSTSPTSTTVVFMRPRLFFAAAVIGVLTGLDDFLYACGVSRLPVSTTSLIIASQLGFTAFFAFLLVKQKFTPYSINAVMLLTVGAAVLALHTSSDLPNGESRAEYLKGFFMTVAAAALYGLVLPMVEMTYNKAKQAITYTLVLEIQMVICLFATIVCTTGMIIDNDFKAIPREAKEYELGETKYYAVLCINAIFWQSFFLGAIGVVFCASSLLSGIIIAVLLPVTEVLAVVFYKEHFQAEKGIALVLSLWGFTSYFYGEYKVMKTKDIERESLHDRSVDLPQINYSSV; this comes from the exons ATGGAAGGTCGGGAAGAACTTGCATCACCCATCGTCGCAACAAAAGTGAGCCCGTCGGCGAAGAAGGCACTGCTGATTCTCAACTGCATCCTCCTGTCCCTCGGAAACTGCGGTGGCCCATTGAGCATGCGCCTCTATTTCCTCCACGGCGGCAACCGTGTCTGGCTCTCCGCCTTCCTTGAAACCGGCGGTTGGCCGTTCATCTTAATCGTCCTTCTCGTTCTTTACTTTTGCCGGCGTTGTTCAACTTCACCCACGTCAACAACCGTCGTGTTCATGCGTCCTCGGCTGTTCTTCGCAGCGGCCGTCATCGGTGTTCTTACCGGCCTCGACGACTTCCTCTACGCCTGCGGCGTTTCCCGCCTCCCTGTCTCCACCACTTCCCTCATCATCGCCTCCCAGCTCGGCTTCACCGCGTTCTTCGCATTTCTGTTAGTGAAACAGAAATTCACGCCGTATTCTATCAATGCGGTGATGCTTCTCACCGTTGGAGCGGCGGTGCTAGCGTTGCATACCAGCAGCGATCTCCCAAATGGAGAGTCGAGGGCGGAGTATTTAAAAGGGTTCTTTATGACTGTAGCGGCGGCGGCGTTGTATGGACTGGTGTTGCCGATGGTGGAGATGACATATAACAAGGCAAAGCAGGCGATAACATATACACTGGTGTTGGAGATTCAAATGGTCATTTGTCTATTTGCTACAATCGTTTGCACAACAGGGATGATCATTGACAACGATTTCAAG GCGATTCCAAGAGAGGCGAAGGAATATGAACTTGGTGAAACGAAATATTATGCAGTGTTGTGTATAAACGCAATTTTCTGGCAAAGTTTCTTCTTGGGGGCTATCGGAGTGGTATTTTGTGCATCATCGTTGCTATCAGGAATCATAATCGCTGTACTACTTCCGGTGACCGAGGTATTGGCGGTGGTTTTCTACAAAGAGCATTTCCAAGCGGAAAAGGGTATCGCACTTGTTCTATCTCTTTGGGGATTTACATCTTACTTTTATGGCGAGTATAAAGTGATGAAAACGAAAGACATAGAAAGAGAATCTTTGCATGATAGATCGGTGGATTTGCCTCAAATTAATTACTCTTCCGTATGA